A region of Candidatus Terasakiella magnetica DNA encodes the following proteins:
- a CDS encoding substrate-binding periplasmic protein: MKKTAAIALIACLFTPFEATSAQEDFTDITVVTSSFKPYSYMTNGKPHGISVAQAQKIFKQLDFSPRIHVTTWKNAYKQALNKPKTLIFSMIRTKEREDKFHWIGKIANVEAYLFRQKENNYITLEALKDGLKYRTGALEKDAKGKYLANNGYKLWPISSQNAGVKMILANRIDMIPADINSLKQSLKELGLPNDALVPVLKLEAVSKPVYIAFSKDTPLPLVEKFQEAYKQVFINSH; encoded by the coding sequence ATGAAAAAGACAGCTGCCATTGCCCTTATTGCATGCCTTTTCACTCCTTTTGAGGCGACGAGCGCGCAAGAAGACTTTACAGACATCACGGTCGTGACCTCTTCTTTTAAGCCCTACAGCTATATGACAAATGGAAAACCCCATGGTATTTCCGTTGCACAGGCTCAAAAGATATTTAAGCAGCTGGATTTCAGCCCGCGTATCCATGTGACCACATGGAAAAATGCGTATAAACAGGCCTTAAACAAGCCAAAGACCCTTATTTTCTCCATGATCCGCACCAAAGAGCGGGAAGACAAATTTCACTGGATTGGCAAAATTGCCAATGTGGAGGCTTACCTCTTTCGCCAAAAGGAAAATAATTACATTACACTTGAAGCACTCAAGGATGGGCTAAAATACCGAACGGGTGCTTTGGAAAAAGATGCCAAAGGTAAATACCTTGCTAATAACGGCTATAAGCTCTGGCCCATCAGCTCGCAAAATGCTGGTGTGAAAATGATCCTCGCCAACCGGATTGATATGATCCCGGCTGATATCAATTCCCTCAAACAAAGCCTCAAAGAACTTGGCTTGCCCAATGATGCTCTTGTTCCAGTTCTCAAACTCGAAGCAGTTTCTAAACCTGTCTATATTGCTTTTAGCAAAGACACGCCCCTCCCCCTTGTTGAGAAATTCCAAGAAGCGTACAAGCAGGTCTTCATCAATAGCCATTAA
- the rplL gene encoding 50S ribosomal protein L7/L12: protein MADLAKLVDELSTLTVMEAAELSTMLEEKWGVSAAAPVAVAAVAGAAGGEAAEEKTDFDVVLEAAGDKKINVIKEVRAITGLGLKEAKELVEGAPKPVKEGVAKDEAEELKKKLEEAGAKVSLK, encoded by the coding sequence ATGGCTGATCTAGCTAAATTGGTAGACGAACTATCTACATTGACTGTTATGGAAGCGGCTGAGCTTTCTACTATGCTTGAAGAAAAATGGGGCGTTTCTGCAGCTGCTCCTGTAGCTGTTGCTGCTGTTGCTGGCGCTGCTGGTGGCGAAGCTGCTGAAGAGAAAACTGATTTTGACGTTGTTCTTGAAGCTGCTGGCGACAAGAAAATCAACGTGATTAAAGAAGTTCGCGCTATCACAGGTCTTGGCCTGAAAGAAGCTAAAGAGCTCGTTGAAGGTGCTCCTAAGCCTGTTAAAGAAGGCGTTGCTAAAGACGAAGCTGAAGAACTTAAGAAGAAACTTGAAGAAGCTGGCGCTAAAGTGTCACTCAAGTAA
- the rplJ gene encoding 50S ribosomal protein L10 — protein MNRTEKEELVAEMRDVFANSSTVVVAHYSGLTVSEMEELREQVREAGAGFKVTKNRLTKLALADSKFEGLGEMLSGPTAIAYSEDAVAAAKASVAFAKKNEKLVILGGAMDETALDVNGVKALASMPSLDELRGKLVGVLQAPAQKLAAVSQAPAGQLARVFGAYGKSEA, from the coding sequence ATGAACCGTACCGAGAAAGAAGAACTCGTAGCAGAAATGCGCGACGTGTTCGCAAACAGCTCTACAGTTGTTGTTGCCCACTACAGTGGTTTGACAGTTTCTGAAATGGAAGAGCTGCGTGAGCAAGTCCGTGAAGCTGGTGCAGGTTTCAAGGTTACGAAAAACCGTCTTACAAAACTCGCTCTTGCTGACAGCAAGTTCGAAGGCCTTGGCGAAATGCTATCTGGTCCGACTGCCATTGCGTATTCGGAAGATGCAGTAGCTGCTGCTAAGGCTTCTGTAGCATTTGCTAAGAAAAACGAAAAGCTCGTTATTCTTGGTGGCGCTATGGACGAAACTGCGCTTGACGTCAACGGTGTAAAAGCACTTGCTTCTATGCCTTCTCTTGACGAATTGCGTGGCAAGCTTGTGGGCGTGCTTCAAGCACCTGCTCAGAAACTTGCAGCTGTTTCTCAAGCACCTGCTGGCCAGTTGGCTCGCGTATTTGGTGCTTACGGCAAAAGCGAAGCTTAA
- the rplA gene encoding 50S ribosomal protein L1, translating to MAKVGKRLTAARDGWDKLATFDAAAASKIVKDGAKAKFDETIEIAVNLGVDPRHADQMVRGVVALPHGSGKTMRVAVFARDAKAEEATAAGADLVGAEDLMEKIQGGEMDFDRVIATPDMMAVVGRLGKVLGPRGLMPNPKLGTVTPNVTEAVKNAKAGEVQFRVEKAGIVHAGIGKASFSEEQIAENVTAFIGAINKAKPSGAKGTYMKSATVSSTMGVGVKLDIAAVVG from the coding sequence ATGGCTAAAGTTGGTAAACGTTTAACTGCCGCTCGCGACGGTTGGGACAAGCTTGCAACATTTGATGCTGCTGCTGCTTCTAAAATCGTGAAAGACGGTGCAAAAGCTAAATTCGACGAAACAATCGAAATCGCTGTAAATCTTGGTGTAGACCCTCGTCACGCTGACCAGATGGTCCGCGGCGTTGTGGCACTGCCACACGGTTCGGGTAAAACCATGCGTGTCGCTGTATTTGCACGTGATGCAAAAGCTGAAGAAGCAACGGCTGCTGGTGCTGACCTCGTTGGTGCTGAAGACCTGATGGAAAAAATTCAGGGCGGCGAGATGGACTTTGACCGTGTGATTGCAACGCCTGACATGATGGCTGTTGTTGGTCGCTTGGGTAAAGTTCTTGGTCCACGTGGCCTGATGCCAAACCCAAAATTGGGTACAGTTACACCAAACGTAACTGAAGCTGTTAAAAACGCAAAAGCTGGTGAAGTTCAGTTCCGCGTTGAAAAAGCTGGTATCGTACACGCTGGTATCGGTAAAGCTTCCTTCTCTGAAGAGCAAATCGCTGAGAACGTTACAGCGTTCATCGGTGCGATTAATAAAGCCAAGCCATCTGGCGCTAAAGGCACATACATGAAGTCTGCAACAGTGTCTTCTACTATGGGCGTTGGCGTTAAGCTTGACATTGCTGCTGTAGTTGGCTAA
- the rplK gene encoding 50S ribosomal protein L11 → MAKKVAGYIKLQIAAGQANPSPPVGPALGQAGLNIMEFCKAFNAATQKMEPGTPIPVVITAYQDRTFTFETKLPPASFYIKKKIGLKKGSGTTGQGFVGKITKAQLAEIAEEKIKDMNANTIEAAVNSLAGSARSMGVEVVE, encoded by the coding sequence ATGGCTAAAAAAGTTGCAGGCTACATCAAGCTGCAAATCGCTGCTGGCCAAGCAAACCCGTCCCCACCCGTGGGTCCGGCTTTGGGTCAAGCAGGTCTGAACATTATGGAATTCTGTAAGGCGTTTAACGCTGCGACACAAAAAATGGAACCGGGTACACCGATTCCTGTTGTCATTACAGCTTACCAAGATCGTACGTTCACGTTCGAAACAAAACTTCCACCAGCATCCTTCTACATCAAGAAGAAAATCGGCCTGAAAAAAGGTTCCGGTACAACTGGTCAGGGTTTTGTTGGTAAAATCACCAAAGCTCAACTTGCAGAGATCGCAGAAGAGAAAATTAAAGACATGAATGCCAATACTATTGAGGCAGCTGTCAACTCTTTGGCTGGTTCTGCACGTTCTATGGGCGTTGAGGTAGTGGAGTAG
- the nusG gene encoding transcription termination/antitermination protein NusG gives MAQARWYVIHAYSGFENKVAESILEQAEKKGLSEFFEQVLVPTEEVVEMRRGNKVNAKRKFFPGYVLAKMQLTDETWNMVKNTAKVTDFLGAQGKPAPITEEEANRILHQVEEGVDRPRPSVSFEVGEEVRVTDGPFASFNGLVEEVDEEKARLKVSVSIFGRSTPVELEYNQVEKS, from the coding sequence ATGGCACAAGCACGTTGGTACGTTATCCACGCTTATTCTGGCTTTGAAAACAAGGTTGCTGAATCTATTCTTGAGCAAGCTGAGAAAAAAGGCCTATCAGAATTTTTTGAACAGGTTCTGGTTCCGACTGAAGAAGTCGTTGAAATGCGCCGTGGTAACAAAGTAAACGCAAAACGTAAATTCTTCCCGGGCTATGTTCTGGCAAAGATGCAGTTGACTGACGAAACTTGGAACATGGTGAAGAACACTGCCAAGGTGACTGACTTCTTGGGTGCGCAAGGCAAGCCTGCGCCGATCACAGAAGAAGAAGCCAACCGTATCCTTCATCAGGTTGAAGAAGGTGTGGATCGCCCACGTCCTTCTGTATCCTTCGAAGTTGGCGAAGAAGTTCGCGTTACAGATGGTCCTTTTGCTTCGTTCAACGGCCTTGTCGAAGAAGTCGACGAAGAAAAAGCCCGCCTGAAAGTTTCCGTTTCTATCTTCGGTCGTTCAACGCCGGTAGAGCTGGAATACAACCAGGTTGAAAAATCTTAA
- the secE gene encoding preprotein translocase subunit SecE, protein MAKSGPAKIAQEVRQEAKKITWPTRKETFVSTGMVFVMVFLAAIFFFLIDQLLSTAVKAIFN, encoded by the coding sequence ATGGCGAAGTCAGGACCGGCGAAAATTGCCCAAGAGGTTCGTCAAGAAGCAAAGAAGATTACATGGCCAACACGTAAAGAAACGTTTGTTTCTACGGGGATGGTTTTTGTCATGGTTTTCTTGGCCGCGATTTTCTTTTTCCTCATAGATCAGTTGTTATCTACGGCTGTTAAAGCAATCTTTAACTGA
- the tuf gene encoding elongation factor Tu gives MSKEKFDRSKPHCNIGTVGHVDHGKTTLTAAITKVLAEVSGGEAVDFANIDKAPEERERGITISTAHVEYETDARHYAHVDCPGHADYVKNMITGAAQMDGGILVVNAADGPMPQTREHILLARQVGVPALVVYMNKVDQVDDEELLELVEMEITELLESYGFEDVPVIAGSALAALEGRDDEIGKESILKLMAAVDEHIPQPEMDTAKPFLMPIEDVFSISGRGTVVTGRIETGISVVGDEVEVVGLRETQKTTVTGIEMFRKLLDEAKAGDNAGVLLRGLKRDDVERGQVLAAPGSINPHKKFTCEVYILTKEEGGRHTPFFANYRPQFYFRTTDVTGSITLPEGTEMVMPGDNVKLSVELLAEIAMDEGLRFAIREGGRTVGSGVVASIEE, from the coding sequence ATGTCTAAAGAAAAGTTTGACCGTTCAAAACCGCATTGCAACATCGGTACTGTAGGTCACGTTGATCATGGTAAAACAACACTGACTGCTGCGATCACTAAAGTTCTTGCTGAAGTTAGCGGCGGCGAAGCTGTTGATTTTGCAAATATTGATAAAGCACCAGAAGAGCGTGAGCGCGGTATTACAATTTCAACGGCACACGTTGAATATGAAACAGATGCTCGTCACTACGCACACGTAGATTGCCCAGGTCACGCCGATTATGTGAAAAACATGATCACAGGTGCTGCGCAAATGGACGGTGGTATCTTGGTTGTAAACGCAGCTGATGGCCCAATGCCACAGACTCGTGAGCACATCCTACTTGCACGCCAAGTTGGTGTACCTGCTCTTGTTGTTTACATGAACAAAGTTGACCAGGTTGACGACGAAGAGCTTCTTGAGCTCGTTGAAATGGAAATCACTGAGCTTCTCGAAAGCTATGGCTTCGAAGACGTTCCTGTAATTGCTGGTTCTGCATTGGCTGCTCTTGAAGGCCGTGACGATGAAATCGGTAAAGAATCTATTCTTAAGTTGATGGCTGCTGTTGATGAGCATATCCCACAGCCTGAAATGGACACTGCCAAGCCGTTCTTGATGCCGATTGAGGACGTGTTCTCAATTTCTGGTCGCGGTACAGTTGTAACTGGTCGTATTGAGACTGGTATCTCTGTTGTTGGTGACGAAGTTGAGGTTGTTGGTCTGCGCGAAACGCAGAAAACAACAGTTACTGGTATTGAAATGTTCCGCAAGCTTCTTGATGAAGCAAAAGCGGGTGACAATGCTGGTGTTCTTCTTCGTGGTCTGAAACGTGACGACGTTGAGCGTGGTCAGGTTCTGGCTGCTCCGGGTTCTATCAACCCGCACAAGAAATTCACTTGTGAAGTTTACATTCTGACTAAAGAAGAAGGTGGCCGTCACACGCCATTCTTTGCGAACTACCGTCCACAGTTCTACTTCCGTACAACTGACGTAACAGGTTCTATCACTTTGCCTGAAGGCACTGAAATGGTAATGCCGGGCGATAACGTCAAATTGTCTGTTGAACTGCTGGCTGAGATTGCGATGGACGAAGGTCTTCGTTTCGCGATCCGTGAAGGTGGTCGTACAGTAGGCTCTGGTGTGGTTGCATCCATCGAAGAGTAA
- the rlmB gene encoding 23S rRNA (guanosine(2251)-2'-O)-methyltransferase RlmB has protein sequence MSKQNKRRPNQHKRKAAPQGKRHDGIAKHSTEKNYSDKPKGPPWLYGRHAVIAALQNPKRNCHQLVVSEEFIKSHGSELDEALNATERHRPAPQVLDRREIEDLCRGGVHQGIALQLDPLPRQNLEDILEELADTPNALVVALDQATDPQNIGAVLRSAAAFGASCVMIPEKNAPEVTPAMAKAACGALERIPFLRITNLSRSLDQLKEEGFWSVGLDGYAETMLSTVDMKGKTVLVMGSEGSGLRRLTKEKCDFLAKIPISQAVESLNLSNATAVALYEIARQRG, from the coding sequence ATGAGTAAACAAAATAAACGCCGTCCAAACCAACATAAACGCAAAGCTGCCCCTCAAGGCAAACGTCATGATGGAATCGCAAAACACTCCACGGAAAAGAACTATAGCGACAAGCCCAAAGGCCCGCCGTGGCTTTATGGGCGCCACGCCGTGATTGCCGCCTTGCAAAACCCAAAACGCAATTGCCATCAGCTTGTGGTTAGCGAAGAGTTTATCAAATCTCATGGCAGTGAGCTTGATGAAGCGCTTAACGCAACCGAGCGCCATCGCCCTGCCCCGCAAGTCTTAGATCGACGTGAAATTGAAGACTTGTGTCGCGGCGGTGTCCATCAAGGCATTGCCCTTCAGCTTGATCCCCTGCCCCGCCAAAACCTGGAAGATATTCTTGAAGAACTTGCAGACACCCCCAATGCCTTGGTGGTCGCGCTTGATCAAGCCACAGACCCGCAAAACATTGGCGCAGTCTTGCGCTCAGCCGCGGCCTTTGGTGCCTCTTGCGTGATGATCCCGGAAAAGAATGCCCCTGAAGTCACCCCAGCCATGGCAAAAGCGGCCTGCGGTGCGCTTGAACGTATCCCTTTTTTGCGCATCACCAACCTGTCGCGCAGCCTTGATCAATTAAAAGAAGAAGGCTTCTGGTCCGTCGGGCTTGATGGTTATGCCGAGACCATGCTCTCTACGGTGGATATGAAAGGCAAAACGGTTCTGGTGATGGGCTCAGAAGGCAGTGGCCTGCGCCGCCTGACCAAAGAAAAATGTGACTTTCTGGCAAAAATCCCCATTTCCCAAGCTGTTGAAAGCCTGAACCTATCTAATGCAACCGCCGTTGCCCTCTATGAAATTGCCCGCCAACGCGGCTAA
- a CDS encoding ABC transporter substrate-binding protein, translated as MVGKLYAEDMVKTIYLVTWRGFEEGCEGFKEYLDTRGIKYRLVHKDIARDKSKLPGIVQDIKSTKPDLVVTWGTSVSVGVLGTYDNADSSNHITEIASVFMFPTNPQRSKLVKDYSTPRRNVTGVRYVLTEQQQLTAALASLSFKKMGIIENRDEINVVNSINSMRQAGKASGVDILVEAIAKTTEKDETLSTLKIALKKLKASGAELIYFPPSSLLNSYSQEFTSMAVELGLPIFSSGQNPVREGKAAIGVGVPYRQTGKRAAVLAEKILAGSKPEDLSIDAPEEFGVVVNMSVVNELGLKVSPDILSVAEIVQN; from the coding sequence ATGGTCGGGAAACTATATGCCGAGGATATGGTTAAAACGATCTATCTGGTGACGTGGCGTGGCTTTGAAGAGGGGTGTGAAGGTTTCAAGGAATACCTTGATACCCGTGGCATCAAATATAGGCTGGTGCATAAAGACATTGCACGAGACAAAAGCAAACTGCCGGGCATTGTTCAGGATATTAAATCCACAAAACCCGATCTGGTTGTGACTTGGGGCACCTCTGTCAGTGTTGGTGTCTTGGGAACTTACGACAATGCGGATAGTTCTAATCATATTACGGAAATTGCGTCTGTATTTATGTTTCCAACCAACCCACAGCGCAGCAAACTGGTTAAAGATTACAGCACCCCCAGACGCAATGTTACAGGCGTTCGATATGTCTTGACCGAACAACAGCAACTTACAGCCGCGCTTGCAAGTTTGTCTTTTAAGAAGATGGGCATTATTGAGAACCGCGATGAAATCAATGTCGTAAACTCTATCAATTCCATGAGGCAGGCCGGCAAAGCGTCAGGAGTTGATATTTTAGTTGAGGCTATTGCAAAAACGACTGAGAAGGATGAAACCCTTAGCACGCTGAAAATAGCATTGAAGAAATTGAAGGCTTCTGGTGCGGAGTTGATTTATTTCCCGCCAAGCTCTTTATTGAACAGCTATTCTCAGGAATTTACCTCTATGGCGGTTGAGTTGGGCTTGCCGATTTTCTCTTCCGGTCAAAACCCGGTGCGTGAAGGAAAGGCGGCAATCGGTGTTGGGGTGCCTTATCGACAAACAGGGAAAAGGGCCGCCGTTCTGGCTGAAAAAATTCTGGCAGGTTCAAAACCCGAAGACTTATCAATTGATGCACCGGAGGAATTCGGGGTCGTGGTCAATATGTCAGTGGTGAATGAGTTGGGGCTAAAAGTATCCCCAGACATTCTATCTGTTGCTGAAATTGTACAGAATTAA
- a CDS encoding PAS-domain containing protein — MVGFVLIGLIYLYAQSLKNDVEAVNARNNQQVSSNILVLKNHIKNLILYTEVLGRLEAKASIENAEKANDWAQKNFESFLINVPELFGFALVEKGQILLKAGFQENDIPDELIISLGKPKSIFPARLEVRKEISTKQSKLRLLPLTQRIVQDKRKIFGVVLLSAPKIEELIKNANEENIIHSSLVDNAGRVLVSGHKGQTITKAQDELSSLLNKSVLGFSDVIASEKGLAGKEINYLAVPVSPFPINLIAIYRPVMLFAEQINKIVIFSVIVISAFSIFVFFFYRTSTKLDAHQGHLESLVEERTQELEERTGLLQTVLASMTVGIVAFNKDLKLIAWNKQFLKIRDYPEELVKIGTEFSVLMDFDSQRHEFGDELPELSTLDLIERSKRFEYHEFERKRPDGRYIEVRGGPIPGGGFVSTYTDISERKENEKMLREAYSIISDSIDYAANIQRSILPNIHKFADIFEDYCVFWEPRDRVGGDMYWVRKWGDGDLILLGDCTGHGVPGAFMTLIVTGALDGALDQVEPGNVSALLQYIHQNVQNSLSQDQEHGTSDDGLEVGACFLSKNHKELTYSGARFSLFKIENDEVVEIKGTKKGIGYRMIPYDQNYPSHCIELNDTQSFFLTTDGLIDQIGGERKRMFGKKRFKNLLLSLRGVPLFEQKFRILEAVADYQGYEIRRDDMALISFKVKQDQDNHDYII, encoded by the coding sequence GTGGTTGGTTTTGTTCTGATTGGATTGATTTATCTTTATGCACAATCACTGAAAAATGATGTTGAAGCCGTAAATGCTCGCAATAATCAGCAAGTTTCGTCAAACATTCTGGTGCTCAAAAACCATATAAAGAATCTTATCCTATATACTGAGGTTCTTGGCCGCCTTGAAGCAAAAGCAAGCATTGAGAATGCAGAGAAAGCAAATGATTGGGCACAAAAAAACTTTGAGTCCTTTTTGATCAATGTTCCTGAACTCTTTGGTTTTGCTTTAGTGGAAAAGGGGCAAATCTTGTTAAAGGCGGGATTTCAGGAAAATGATATTCCTGATGAGCTGATTATTTCACTGGGGAAACCTAAAAGCATCTTTCCTGCTCGCCTAGAGGTCAGAAAAGAAATTTCGACAAAACAAAGTAAGTTAAGACTCTTGCCTCTGACGCAACGCATTGTGCAGGACAAGAGAAAAATTTTTGGTGTTGTCTTATTAAGTGCACCAAAAATAGAAGAACTTATTAAAAATGCCAATGAAGAAAATATTATTCATTCCTCTCTTGTTGATAATGCCGGACGGGTTCTTGTATCAGGCCACAAGGGTCAGACTATAACAAAAGCGCAGGATGAGCTTAGCAGCCTTTTAAATAAATCAGTGCTGGGTTTTTCTGATGTGATTGCTTCTGAAAAAGGTCTGGCAGGCAAGGAGATAAATTACCTAGCAGTGCCCGTATCACCATTTCCGATCAACCTGATCGCGATCTATAGACCCGTCATGCTTTTTGCAGAACAGATTAATAAGATTGTTATTTTCTCTGTCATTGTCATTTCAGCCTTTTCTATTTTTGTATTCTTTTTCTATCGCACCAGTACAAAACTTGATGCGCACCAAGGACACCTTGAAAGCCTTGTTGAGGAAAGAACCCAGGAACTGGAAGAAAGAACGGGGCTTTTGCAAACCGTTTTAGCCTCCATGACAGTCGGGATTGTTGCCTTTAATAAAGATTTGAAGTTGATTGCTTGGAATAAGCAATTTTTAAAAATTAGGGACTACCCTGAAGAGCTCGTTAAGATTGGGACTGAGTTCTCAGTATTGATGGATTTTGACAGTCAACGCCACGAATTTGGTGATGAATTACCTGAGCTTTCAACCCTCGATCTGATTGAACGTTCAAAACGATTTGAGTATCACGAGTTTGAAAGAAAACGCCCTGATGGCAGATATATTGAAGTCAGAGGGGGGCCAATTCCCGGCGGTGGGTTTGTAAGCACCTACACGGATATTTCAGAACGTAAAGAAAATGAAAAAATGTTGCGTGAAGCCTATTCGATCATTTCAGATAGCATTGATTATGCCGCAAACATTCAGCGTTCTATCTTGCCCAACATCCATAAGTTTGCAGACATATTTGAAGATTACTGCGTCTTTTGGGAGCCTCGTGACCGTGTGGGGGGAGACATGTATTGGGTCCGAAAATGGGGTGATGGTGATCTTATTTTATTGGGTGACTGTACAGGGCATGGCGTCCCCGGTGCCTTTATGACCCTTATCGTTACAGGTGCGCTTGATGGAGCTTTAGATCAAGTCGAGCCCGGAAATGTAAGTGCACTTCTTCAATACATACATCAAAATGTTCAAAACTCATTATCTCAAGATCAAGAACATGGCACCTCTGATGATGGGCTTGAAGTCGGCGCCTGTTTTTTATCGAAGAACCATAAAGAACTAACTTATTCAGGGGCTCGTTTCTCATTATTTAAAATTGAAAATGATGAAGTGGTGGAGATTAAGGGGACCAAAAAAGGGATTGGATATAGGATGATACCTTATGATCAAAACTATCCCAGTCATTGCATTGAGTTAAATGACACTCAATCATTCTTTTTAACAACAGATGGGTTAATTGATCAAATTGGCGGAGAGAGGAAAAGAATGTTTGGCAAAAAACGCTTTAAAAACCTCTTGTTATCTCTGCGGGGAGTTCCTTTATTTGAACAAAAATTTAGAATTTTAGAAGCTGTTGCAGACTATCAAGGATATGAAATCCGTCGTGATGATATGGCCTTAATCAGTTTTAAGGTCAAGCAAGATCAGGATAACCATGACTACATCATATAA
- a CDS encoding response regulator, with the protein MTTSYKFYVVDDDPLVLEFISKLLTKAGHEVRLNVSSLEALNELYDYTPDCVISDLMMAGVDGLELTRELRSRLSSQQTKIVLISANKNEIWRIKAASLGANGYILKPINSNQFVHQVTTIIENID; encoded by the coding sequence ATGACTACATCATATAAGTTTTATGTTGTTGATGATGACCCACTGGTTCTCGAGTTTATCTCCAAACTCCTAACAAAGGCCGGCCATGAGGTACGGTTGAATGTATCCAGCCTTGAAGCACTGAATGAACTATACGATTATACACCTGATTGTGTCATCTCTGATCTAATGATGGCGGGGGTAGACGGCCTTGAACTCACGCGTGAATTACGTTCCCGCCTATCTTCTCAGCAAACAAAAATCGTTCTGATAAGCGCGAACAAAAACGAAATCTGGCGCATAAAGGCCGCATCCCTTGGCGCAAATGGTTATATCTTGAAGCCGATAAATTCAAACCAATTTGTTCATCAGGTTACCACGATTATTGAAAACATTGATTAG
- a CDS encoding DUF1987 domain-containing protein, with the protein MENIKLAGTENYPAVDFKFSENTFKLSGESFMEDVTCFYGELIGKLEEHLAEQKSSEIVFIFDLEYFNSSSSRVIFNLFELLDQTTTNDNKVIIEWHFDDEDLGEEGEMLAEDIKHAEFKLIEKE; encoded by the coding sequence ATGGAAAATATTAAGTTAGCTGGAACAGAGAACTACCCAGCGGTCGATTTCAAGTTTTCAGAAAACACTTTTAAACTTTCAGGTGAGTCCTTTATGGAAGATGTCACCTGTTTTTATGGTGAACTCATAGGAAAACTGGAAGAGCACTTGGCTGAACAAAAATCCAGTGAAATTGTCTTCATTTTTGATCTTGAATATTTCAATAGCAGTTCATCTCGTGTGATCTTCAATTTGTTTGAACTCCTGGACCAAACGACAACAAACGACAATAAAGTCATTATTGAATGGCATTTTGACGATGAAGACCTTGGTGAAGAAGGCGAAATGTTAGCCGAAGATATCAAACATGCTGAGTTCAAGCTTATCGAGAAGGAATAG
- a CDS encoding SiaB family protein kinase, which translates to MMEDFDKIHGIQSDLNEQEIFFYYSGYVTEDLLLSAGKMVKKKLDLVKVDKKISRAIFAIFVEEVQNIIRYSKGVLSAVENDLETQQEADELRHGFVLIGKTNDRYYVCCGNIVYNEDAVRIERSLKEIQNLDSAGLKLKYKEAIKKPAPQGSKGAGLGLIDIARRASGGFSFEFKPHDDLHKYFYLKAYA; encoded by the coding sequence ATGATGGAAGATTTCGATAAAATACATGGCATTCAATCTGACTTGAACGAACAGGAAATCTTCTTTTACTATTCGGGCTATGTGACTGAGGACTTGCTGCTCAGCGCCGGAAAAATGGTCAAGAAAAAGCTCGATTTAGTCAAAGTTGATAAAAAAATATCAAGAGCAATTTTTGCTATATTTGTTGAAGAAGTTCAAAATATTATCCGCTATTCAAAAGGTGTTCTTTCGGCAGTTGAGAATGATCTTGAAACCCAACAAGAAGCAGATGAATTGCGCCATGGCTTTGTGTTAATTGGTAAGACGAATGACAGGTACTATGTTTGTTGTGGCAATATTGTTTACAATGAAGATGCCGTTCGAATTGAACGTTCACTAAAAGAAATTCAGAACTTGGACTCTGCAGGTTTGAAATTAAAGTATAAAGAGGCTATTAAGAAACCTGCACCGCAAGGGAGTAAGGGGGCTGGTCTTGGGTTAATAGATATCGCCAGAAGGGCTTCTGGTGGTTTTAGTTTCGAGTTTAAACCTCATGATGATTTACATAAGTATTTCTATTTGAAAGCATACGCGTGA